The Agrobacterium vitis region TTGGTAGCGGGACGGCTGCGGCTGGCACGGCTGGAGCGGTTGGCAGTGCTGTCGGCACGGCGGGTACTGTTGGTGGAACCGTTGGGGCTGTCTCCAGTGGTCTTTCCATCAGCTCGATTTTGCAGGGGACGGCGGGCGTGCTGAGCGCCGTCTCAGCAGTTTCCGCCGGGAATGCGCAGGCGGAAGGCTATGAGCAAGCGGCCACGGAAGCGCAATCAAACCAGCGGCTCACGACGCTGGAAGGGATATCGCGGCGAAGTTCGATCAAGCAGGCGATGGTGGATCAGGTCGGGCAACAGGACGTGGCCTATGCCGCCTCTGGAACCGATCTTTCTTTCGGAACGCCGACACAAGCCCGCAAGGAAGCCTTCCGGGAAGCCGATCTTGGCACGGCCACGCAGGTGGGAACCGAACAGACGACACAAGCGCAGCTGTCCGACCGTGAGAAGTCCTATCGCAAAATGGCCGGAAAGGCCCGCCTCGGCGGTTGGGTCAGTGCCGCTACCAGCCTGTTCAGCACCGGTTCCAGCATCAAAGCCCGAGGATATTGACCATGGCGAACAGATTGCCCCAGCCGGTTGGATACCGGCCTTTTCGTGTGCAGCCGATTTTGCAGGAAGGGGTGCTGCCCAGTCCGCGCGATGACGGTGAGCTGGAGCGCAAAGTGGCGGCTGGCCTTGCCCGGATGGCCGATGAATTTGGACAACAGGCGGACCGGCAAGCTGTGGCGGCCGGGCAAAAGGCGGGTGAAGCGGATGCGAAGGCGGGTGCGCCGGGTGCTTCGACGGTAACGGGTGATGCGGTTGCGCCTGCACAATCAGGAACCCGCATTGCCGTTGCACCGGAAAATATTCGCGGTGTGATCTCGGAGGCGGCAACCCGGCATGGGGTCGATCCGAACGCGTTGATGCAAATCGCATCTGTTGAAAGCGGGTTCGATCCGAACGCGAAAAACCCGAATTCTTCAGCGGGTGGCCTGTTTCAATTTATCGATGGGACGGCCAAGCAATACGGCCTTGCCGATCGGTTCGACCCGGCACAAGCTGCCGATGCAGCCGCACGGCTGGCGAAGGACAATTCCGCCGCGCTGAAATCGGCGCTTGGCCGCGATCCGACTGCGGGCGAGCTTTACCTTGCCCATCAACAGGGCGCGCAAGGGGCTATCAAGCTGCTTTCCAATCCTTCAGCCCGTGCCGCCGATGTGGTGGGTGGCGAGGCCGTGTCCCTGAATGGCGGCGCGGACGGCATGACGGCTGGCGAATTTGCGGCCAAGTGGACGAGCAAGTTCGGATCAGGCTCCTACAAGTCCATCCCCTCCGCTTCGTCCGTTGCGCCTGTTTCCGTGACGCCTGCCGCACCGGTGAAAATCGAGCCGGGCAAGGCCGGAACATTCCGGCCCATGGAGGGCGATACGCTCTATGCGCGGGCTTATAATGTTGCTGGGGAGAAAACCTATATCCAGCAACTCGAATTGACGTTGTTGCAGGATCAGGACGCCGTGTATGACAAATACAAGGATGATCCTGCCATGCTGCAAAAGGCTTACGGCGAGCTGTTGCAGGCGCATAAGCAGGAGCATCTTTTCCCTGAAATCGAAGCGGATTACACGGCGGCTTACAACAAACGGGCCTATGGCCTTGTGCGCCAGGCGCAGGATGCGCAGCAGACGCGGATCAAGCAGCAGGACCGGGGCGACTTTCTCGGGCGCGTTGGAACGCTTGAGGATACCAAATCGCGGGCTATGGCCGGTATCGATTTCAAGAGCGATAGCGCGCCGGCGCGGCTGGCGGATTTGCAGGCGACAATTGACGATCATTACGACACGGCGGTGGCAAAAGGGGTGATTTCCGCCCCTGATGCGGAGCGGGCGAAGCGCGCCAGCCGTGGCGATATGATGGTGACGTTTTACACCAAGCAAGCCCAAACCTTGCCTGCCGACGATATCGCTTCCATGCGCAAAAGCATGACGGCCGATTACAGCGCCGGAAAGCTGGACGGTGTTGACGCCGATAGCTGGGACAAGATCGACGCCGGGATGATAGCCGCCGAGCGGGCGCGGCGAACGCAGGATGAAAAGGCCGACAAGGACCTGACAAAGCGGGGTGAAGACTTCGCCAGCCGGATTGCGCGGGGCATGCCGGTTTCGCCTGATGAATTCGCGCGGTTCCAGCTGGATGCGGCGACCGCGCCGAAAGGCTCGGAAATCGTCGGATCGACGCTGACCCGCATGAAGGTTTCCGACGCGATCCGCACCTTGCCGATTGCGGAGGTGGAAAAACGGCTTCCGTCGCTGCTGGGTGAAAAGGCTACGGCGGATGATCGTGATTTTTCCCGCAAGCTGATCGAAAGCCATCGCAAGGAATTGCAGACCGATCCGATTGGTGTTGCCGAGCGCTTCGGGATCTTGCCGCCTTCGGCTGGATTGCCCATCGATGGCGATGCAGATCCATCCACGGTTTCCGGCGCATTTTCCGAACGGATCAATCAGGCGGAAGCCGTGGCCCGGCATTTTGGCGTGCAACCGAAATATTTCCGGCCCGGCGAAATCGATCAGATTGAAAAGACCGTGACGACAGACCCGGAACGTGGCGTTTCGATTGCTGCCGGGCTGGTGGATGCTGCCGGACGCAATGCCCCGCAGGTGTTGCGCGAACTGGGGCAGGATGCGCCAGCTGTTTCCGGCGCCGGGGAAATCATGGCGCTGGGCGGTAATGTCAAGGCGGCGCGTGATTTGCTGGCGGGATATGGCAAGACGCCTGACGGCAAGGCCTATCCTGACATGAAGGTGACGGCGCGGGTGCCGCAGGCACAAAAGATCGCCGGTGGCGCGCTGGTGTTTTCGCCCGATCAGGTCAACAGCCTAGACGCTCAGGCCGCCGCCATTGCCCGCAAGCGTCTGTATGATGCTGGTATCGACCCGAAAACGCCGGATGCCAAGCCGATTTATGAGCGGGCCTTTCAGGAAGCGGCGGGCGCAAGCTTTGCCGGATCGGTGCAATATGGCGGGTTTGCCGGATATGACCGGGGGATGTTCTACCGGGAAAAGCAGGTTCTGGTGCCGCCGACCGTGCGGGCGGATCGGTTCGGTACTGTGATCGAAGCGATTTCCGACGCGGATCTTGGCGGCGTCAAGGCCAAGAACGGGCGCGCCTGGACGGCGGCGGATTTCCAGAAGGCCATGCCGGTTGCCGTGGACGGCGGCTATGTGTTTGCGCTCGGTGATCCGGCCTCGTCCACACCACTGTTTATTGCTGGCGAAGATGGCAAGCCGATCCTGCTTGATCTCGGCAATATGGACGCCCTGAAAAAGCGGGTGCCGGAGGCGTTCAAATGAGGCTGGCAACACTCGACGATCTGCCGAAACAGGTATCAGAAGGGCCGGAAAGCTGGAGCGAAGCCTTTGGCAAGCTGGCGACGGCCACGGATATCGTCACCACGACCGTGGACAATATGAATGCCGATGATGCCGGTCTGGAGCGGGCCTATGATGATAGGATTGCCAAGATCCGCGATATTACCGGCCAGACGCTGGATAATCCCATGCGGGTGCCGAGCGAAACGGACATGCAGGCGATAACCGCCACCCAGATGCTGCTGGGCGAGGCGGGCGGCGATATGGTCAACGGCAACTGGATCAGGCCGGACTACGCCAAATCCAAGGAAGAGGAGTTCAACACCAAGGCGCAAGCCCTGGCCGAACAGTATCCGGCGGTCAATGATGTGCTGTCCGGCTCGATTGCCGATGTGAAGAACCGCCAGATGCGGGAAGCCGAGCGGCAACAGCAGCTGGCCGCCAGTTCGCCCGAGCTTGGCGCGGTTGGCGGGTTTATGGCCCAGATTGTCGGTGGCTTGAAAGGTGCAGCCCGCGATCCGGCGCAATGGCGCATGGCGATGCTGGGGGCTGGCGCCAGCGAAGGCGCGACGGTTGCCGCGCGGATCGGCCGCACCATGATGATGGAAGCGCTGTTGAATGGTGGGCAGGAAGCAGTCTTGCAGGCGGCAAGCCAGCAGCGCCGCCGTGACGCCGGGCTGGAATACGGCATGGAAAGCGCGTTGAAAAATATCGGCGTTTCCGCCGTATTCGGTTCGCTGTTTGGCGGAACGGTGCAAGGCGCTGGCGAACTGGCCCGGATTTACCGGATGGGCGACGGCGGCGCGGAGATCGCGGCGCGGGTGCTCGATGGCAATCCGCAGCCCGGCGATGTCGAGGCGCTAGCGAAAGCGATGAATGTCGAGCTTTCGCCCGAAAAGCTCGACATGCTGAACCGCTCGTTTGAAGATAAGGTTCTTGACGATGTGATGATTGCGCCCGATGCGCCACCCGAACAACATCGTGTGCTCGATGCGGCCATGCGCTATGCGGAAGATCCTGACAATCATCCGCCGCCGGAAGTGGTTGAGCGGATGCTTGCCGATGAACAGGCCGGGCCGCTGCGCACGCTTTCCGCCGATGAATACGAGCGCGCCTATGGTGGCGACGCCAATGCGATCGATGATATCCGCGATACGTTTTTCGGTGAAGATGCAGGGCAGGCGGCGCGGCAGATCGATGGGGTCGCCCGCCAGATCGATGAAACCGTTCCGGCGATGGGAGAAGCGGTGCCAGTGGAAGGGCAGGCCGCGCGGGCGGATGCTGATATCCCGGAAACGTCCATCGAACAGCAGACCATTCGCCCGGTGCAAACCGCCGAGCCAGCGACCCTTGAGGCGATGGGTGTGGCTGAAAAGCAGGCGGGCGAAATTGTCGAACCGCGTGTGGATCCCAATGGCAACCCGGAAAGCGTTCTGGACTACCTGCCGTTTGAAGACGGCGATGGAAATCAGAAATGGATTTCGACGCGGGAAGCCCTTGAGCTTGCGTCTGAGCCTCACATTCTTGCCGATATTCTGGAGACCTGCCAGCTATGAGCCTTCGTGATTGTTTGAATGCCGCCGTTGCCGCCAAGGAAATCAATTCCCGCCAGGCGGAAGAACTGCACCGTTATTATGAAGCCCGGTTCAAAAAGAAGCGGCCGGGCATGACAGACCGGGAAGCGGCCTCGGCGGCGCGTGACGAAGTGGTGAAAGCCTTGCGGGATGAAGCGATGGAAAACCGCAGGCAAGTGTTGCTGGCGGAAGCGCGGCGCAAGGAAATCGCTGATTTCATCGAAACCTACCGTGATGAAAAGGGCAAGCCCGATCAGCTGGACGCTGCTTTGTCGCTGATGATCCACAACGGTTACAAAGGCACGTTTTCCATGGTGGGGCGGGCGCATGCCATTACCGCCATGGCGCAACGCGACCTTTCGAATGTCATGTATCATTTCCGACGCTCGAAAGGGCTTGGCTTGCGCAAGAACACGGTGGACCTGCCTGACCTGATCAAGGCCATGCATGGCGAGCCGGTGGCGAATGTCGAGGCGAAAACCATGGCCGGGGCGATTACCAACGTGCTGGAAGATCTGCGCCAGCGCTTCAATGCCGCCGGCGGCAATATCGCCAAGCGGGCAGACTGGGGCATTCCCCACAGCCATGACAAGACGCGCATTCGCAAACTGGGCGGCTCCATCGATCAGGCGCGGGAAGAGTGGAAGGCCTTCATTGCACCGCTGCTGAATGCCGAGGAAATGACCAATCCGAACACGGGTGAAGTAATTGGCCCAGACGGCCTGAATTCCTCGCTCGATTATGTGTTCGATAGCATCATGTCGGATGGTTGGGCGCACCGGAAGCCGGAAAGTCGCCGGTTTGGCAAGGGCAAGGTTGCCAGCCGCTATCAGGATGGCCGGTTCCTGATTTTCAACGATGCTCAAAGCTGGCTGACCTATAACGAGCGCTTCGGGCAGAAAGACGTGATCCAATCGATTTTCGGCCATATCAATGGTGTTGCCCGCGACATTGCATCCATGGAGCGTTTCGGGCCGAACCCGGATGCAACGGTGGAATGGATCAAGCAGGCCATACAGGTTGATATCGGCAAGCGGCAATCCGGCGCGCTGACCATCGAGGGAATGAAGGTGCCGGGTATTTCGGCGTTGAAAGTGGCTGACTACCGGATCGATAGCCTTTGGCGTTCGCTTCGCGGCCGCGAAACCGTATCCTCGGCCGCCGCGCAGATTTCCGGCGATATCCGCAATCTCGCCACCTCGGCCGCATTGGGCGGGACCGGCATTCTGGCGGCGATGACGGACCCGTTTGTATCGCAGGCGGCGCGGCGGCTGGCGGGCCTGCCTGTCACCTCGACGCTGATCGATATGGTCAAACGGTTTGCCCGCGATACCGACAAGCGGGCGATGGCACGTCGTGCGGTGATCTGGGATGACTTTCTGTTCGTGGCGAATGACAAGGCGCGGTTTGTCGATCAGATGTTTTCGAACGAATGGAGCAAGTATATTGTCGACCGGGCGTTGACGTGGAACGCCCTTATTCCGCTTACAGATGCGCGCAAGCGGGTCGAGGCAAGCGCCTGGCACGAAACGCTTGGCGGCTTTGCCGAGAAAAGCACCGACTGGTTAGACCTGCATCCGCTTTTGAAAAAGACGATGACAGGTTTTGGCTTTACCGCCGACGACTGGCACAAGATGCGCGCCGGGGTGGATGAGCTGGGCTTTCTCGATCCGGGCGGTGTTTTCGAGAAAACCGGTGATCGTGGCCTTGCGGAAAAATATGCGGAAATGATTACGCAATGGACGGAACGCAGTGTTCCGGCTGGCGATCCGCGTGTGAAAAGCGTGCTGACCGGCAAAGTCGAGCGCGGCACGGTGCTGGGTGAGATTGCCGAATTCGGCTCCCAGTTCATGAGTTTCGGCATGTCGTTCACGGCGCGGCAGTTGGAAGCGATCTATGTCTATTCCATGCTCGGAAATAGCCGGGCTGGAAAGATCGCACGGGGAGGGCGCTATTTCGCGGCCATGGCCATTCCGTTGACCATGGGGGCGGCGGCTTACACTCAGATCCTCAATGTGTTGAACGGAAAAGACCCGGAAGACATGTCCAGCCCGGCTTTTTGGGGCAAGGCCTTTGTAAAAGGTGGCGGCGGTGGCCTGTTTGCCGATTTCGTCGACAAGGCTGAAAATCGTTTCGGTCAGAATTTTGCCCAGACCTTGGGCGGCATTGGTGGGGCTTTCATTGGTGATACGCTGGATCTGACCTTGCGCGGCATTCAGGATGTGGTGGGGGCTGGTGCGGATCTGGCGCGCGGCGAGCTGCCGGAAGAGCTCGACCGCAGCAAGGCGGGCCGTGCTGCGGTGAAATATGTTGGGCGCTATACGCCGCTTCTCTCCTCGCATCCATTTACTCGGGCGGCCTATAAGCGGATGTTCGTCGATCAACTGCAATGGTTGCTCGACCCGGAAGCGGAAAAGAGCTTCAAGATG contains the following coding sequences:
- a CDS encoding transglycosylase SLT domain-containing protein, which translates into the protein MANRLPQPVGYRPFRVQPILQEGVLPSPRDDGELERKVAAGLARMADEFGQQADRQAVAAGQKAGEADAKAGAPGASTVTGDAVAPAQSGTRIAVAPENIRGVISEAATRHGVDPNALMQIASVESGFDPNAKNPNSSAGGLFQFIDGTAKQYGLADRFDPAQAADAAARLAKDNSAALKSALGRDPTAGELYLAHQQGAQGAIKLLSNPSARAADVVGGEAVSLNGGADGMTAGEFAAKWTSKFGSGSYKSIPSASSVAPVSVTPAAPVKIEPGKAGTFRPMEGDTLYARAYNVAGEKTYIQQLELTLLQDQDAVYDKYKDDPAMLQKAYGELLQAHKQEHLFPEIEADYTAAYNKRAYGLVRQAQDAQQTRIKQQDRGDFLGRVGTLEDTKSRAMAGIDFKSDSAPARLADLQATIDDHYDTAVAKGVISAPDAERAKRASRGDMMVTFYTKQAQTLPADDIASMRKSMTADYSAGKLDGVDADSWDKIDAGMIAAERARRTQDEKADKDLTKRGEDFASRIARGMPVSPDEFARFQLDAATAPKGSEIVGSTLTRMKVSDAIRTLPIAEVEKRLPSLLGEKATADDRDFSRKLIESHRKELQTDPIGVAERFGILPPSAGLPIDGDADPSTVSGAFSERINQAEAVARHFGVQPKYFRPGEIDQIEKTVTTDPERGVSIAAGLVDAAGRNAPQVLRELGQDAPAVSGAGEIMALGGNVKAARDLLAGYGKTPDGKAYPDMKVTARVPQAQKIAGGALVFSPDQVNSLDAQAAAIARKRLYDAGIDPKTPDAKPIYERAFQEAAGASFAGSVQYGGFAGYDRGMFYREKQVLVPPTVRADRFGTVIEAISDADLGGVKAKNGRAWTAADFQKAMPVAVDGGYVFALGDPASSTPLFIAGEDGKPILLDLGNMDALKKRVPEAFK